The proteins below are encoded in one region of Manis pentadactyla isolate mManPen7 chromosome 2, mManPen7.hap1, whole genome shotgun sequence:
- the EXOSC8 gene encoding exosome complex component RRP43 isoform X2, which yields MAAGFKTVEPLEYYRRFLKENCRPDGRELGEFRTTTVNIGSVSTADGSALVKLGNTTVICGIKAEFAAPPADAPDKGYVVPNVDLPPLCSSRFRSGPPGEEAQVASQFIADVIDNSQVIQKEDLCISPGKLAWVLYCDLICLDYDGNILDACTFALLAALKNVQLPEVTINEETALAEVNLKKKSYLNIRSHPVATSFAVFDDTLLIVDPTGEEEHLATGTLTVVMDEGGKLCCLHKPGGSGLSGGKLQDCMSRAVTRHKEVKKLMDEVIKSMKPK from the exons AACTGTGGAACCTCTGGAGTATTACAGGAGATTTTTG aaagagaACTGCCGTCCTGATGGAAGAGAACTTGGTGAATTCAGAACCACAACCGTCAACATAG GTTCAGTCAGCACTGCTGATGGCTCTGCTTTGGTAAAGCTGGGAAATACTACAGTGATTTGTGGGATTAAAGCG GAATTTGCAGCGCCACCAGCAGATGCTCCTGATAAAGGATATGttg ttcctaatgTGGATCTACCACCTCTGTGTTCATCGAGATTCCGCTCTGGACCTCCTGGAGAAGAGGCCCAGGTGGCCAGTCAGTTCATTGCAGATGTCATTGACAA TTCACAGGTAATTCAGAAAGAAGATTTATGCATTTCTCCAGGAAAG CTTGCGTGGGTTCTGTACTGTGATCTCATTTGCCTCGACTATGACGGAAACATTCTGGATGCTTGTACATTTGCTTTATTAGCAGCTTTAAAAAATG TACAGTTGCCTGAAGTTaccataaatgaagaaactgcTTTAGCAGAAGTTAActtaaagaagaaaagttatttaaatattaGAAGTCACCCGGTTGCaacttcctttgctgtgtttgATGA CACTCTGCTTATCGTCGACCCTACTGGCGAGGAGGAACACCTGGCAACTGGAACCCTAACGGTCGTGATGGACGAGGGAGGCAAGCTGTGCTGTCTTCACAAACCAG GTGGAAGTGGGCTGAGTGGAGGTAAACTTCAGGACTGTATGAGCCGAGCAGttacaagacacaaagaagtaaaaaaactgATGGATGAAGTAATTAAGAGTATGAAACCCAAATAA
- the EXOSC8 gene encoding exosome complex component RRP43 isoform X1 — protein sequence MRAGAKMAAGFKTVEPLEYYRRFLKENCRPDGRELGEFRTTTVNIGSVSTADGSALVKLGNTTVICGIKAEFAAPPADAPDKGYVVPNVDLPPLCSSRFRSGPPGEEAQVASQFIADVIDNSQVIQKEDLCISPGKLAWVLYCDLICLDYDGNILDACTFALLAALKNVQLPEVTINEETALAEVNLKKKSYLNIRSHPVATSFAVFDDTLLIVDPTGEEEHLATGTLTVVMDEGGKLCCLHKPGGSGLSGGKLQDCMSRAVTRHKEVKKLMDEVIKSMKPK from the exons AACTGTGGAACCTCTGGAGTATTACAGGAGATTTTTG aaagagaACTGCCGTCCTGATGGAAGAGAACTTGGTGAATTCAGAACCACAACCGTCAACATAG GTTCAGTCAGCACTGCTGATGGCTCTGCTTTGGTAAAGCTGGGAAATACTACAGTGATTTGTGGGATTAAAGCG GAATTTGCAGCGCCACCAGCAGATGCTCCTGATAAAGGATATGttg ttcctaatgTGGATCTACCACCTCTGTGTTCATCGAGATTCCGCTCTGGACCTCCTGGAGAAGAGGCCCAGGTGGCCAGTCAGTTCATTGCAGATGTCATTGACAA TTCACAGGTAATTCAGAAAGAAGATTTATGCATTTCTCCAGGAAAG CTTGCGTGGGTTCTGTACTGTGATCTCATTTGCCTCGACTATGACGGAAACATTCTGGATGCTTGTACATTTGCTTTATTAGCAGCTTTAAAAAATG TACAGTTGCCTGAAGTTaccataaatgaagaaactgcTTTAGCAGAAGTTAActtaaagaagaaaagttatttaaatattaGAAGTCACCCGGTTGCaacttcctttgctgtgtttgATGA CACTCTGCTTATCGTCGACCCTACTGGCGAGGAGGAACACCTGGCAACTGGAACCCTAACGGTCGTGATGGACGAGGGAGGCAAGCTGTGCTGTCTTCACAAACCAG GTGGAAGTGGGCTGAGTGGAGGTAAACTTCAGGACTGTATGAGCCGAGCAGttacaagacacaaagaagtaaaaaaactgATGGATGAAGTAATTAAGAGTATGAAACCCAAATAA